From one Onychomys torridus chromosome 12, mOncTor1.1, whole genome shotgun sequence genomic stretch:
- the Eif4g1 gene encoding eukaryotic translation initiation factor 4 gamma 1 isoform X1 has translation MNKAPQPTGPPPARSPGLPQPAFPPGQTAPVVFSTPQATQMNTPSQPRQGGFRSLQHFYPSRAQPPSSAASRVQSAAPARPGPAAHVYPAGSQVMMIPSQISYSASQGAYYIPGQGRSTYVVPTQQYPVQPGAPGFYPGASPTEFGTYAGAYYPAQGVQQFPASVAPAPVLMNQPPQIAPKRERKTIRIRDPNQGGKDITEEIMSGARTASTPTPPQTAGGLEPQPNGESLPQVAVIIRPDDRSQGAAIGGRPGLPGPEHSPGTESQPSSPSPTPSPPPILEPGSESNLGVLSIPGDTMTTGMIQMSVEESTPISCETGEPYCLSPEPTLAEPILEVEVTLSKPIPESEFSSSPLQLSTSLPPHRAETHEPNGMVPSEDLEPEVESSTEPASPPLSACASESPVPIAPTAQPEELLNGAPSPPAVDLSPVSEPEEQAKEVSSVAPATIPSATPPVAPSDTSAQEEEMEEEEEGGEGGEAESEKGAEDLPLDSTPVPAQLSQNLEVAAATQVAVSVPKRRRKIKELNKKEAVGDLLDAFKEVDPAVPEVENQPPTSSNPSPESEGSTVPPQPEEADETWDSKEDKIHNAENIQPGEQKYEYKSDQWKPLNLEEKKRYDREFLLGFQFIFASMQKPEGLPHITDVVLDKANKTPLRALDPSRLPGINCGPDFTPSFANLGRPALNNRGPPRGGPGGELTRGPQAGLGPRRSQQGPRKETRKIISSVIMTEDIKLNKAEKAWKPSSKRTAADKDRGEEDADGSKTQDLFRRVRSILNKLTPQMFQQLMKQVTQLAIDTEERLKGVIDLIFEKAISEPNFSVAYANMCRCLMALKVPTTEKPTVTVNFRKLLLNRCQKEFEKDKDDDEVFEKKQKEMDEAATAEERGRLKEELEEARDIARRRSLGNIKFIGELFKLKMLTEAIMHDCVVKLLKNHDEESLECLCRLLTTIGKDLDFAKAKPRMDQYFNQMEKIIKEKKTSSRIRFMLQDVLDLRQSNWVPRRGDQGPKTIDQIHKEAEMEEHREHIKVQQLMAKGSDKRRGGPPGPPISRGLPLVDDGGWNTVPISKGSRPIDTSRLTKITKPGSIDSNNQLFAPGGRLSWGKGSSGGSGAKPSDTASEATRPAPSTLNRFSALQQALPTENTENRRVVQRSSLSRERGEKAGDRGDRLERSERGGDRGDRLDRARTPATKRSFSKEVEERSRERPSQPEGLRKAASLTEDRGRDPVKREATLPPVSPPKAALSEDEVEKKSKAIIEEYLHLNDMKEAVQCVQELASPSLLFIFVRHGIESTLERSTIAREHMGRLLHQLLCAGHLSTAQYYQGLYETLELAEDMEIDIPHVWLYLAELITPILQEDGVPMGELFREITKPLRPMGKATSLLLEILGLLCKSMGPKKVGMLWREAGLSWREFLAEGQDVGSFVAEQKVEYTLGEESEAPGQRALAFDELRRQLEKLFKEGSSNQRVSDWIEANLSEQQIASSTLVRALMTTVCYSAIIFENPLRVDVSVLKVRARLLQKYLSDEQKELQALYALQALVVTLEQPANLLRMFFDALYDEDVVKEDAFYSWESSKDPAEQQGKGVALKSVTAFFNWLREAEEEESDHN, from the exons ATGAACAAAGCTCCTCAGCCCACAGGCCCCCCACCCGCCAGGTCCCCTGGACTCCCACAG CCAGCGTTTCCCCCGGGGCAGACTGCACCGGTGGTGTTTAGCACGCCACAAGCGACACAAATGAACACGCCTTCTCAGCCCCGCCAG GGAGGATTCAGGTCTCTGCAG CACTTCTACCCTAGCCGGGCCCAGCCCCCGAGCAGTGCAGCCTCCCGAGTGCAGAGTGCAGCCCCTGCCCGTCCTGGCCCAGCTGCCCATGTCTACCCTGCTGGATCCCAAGTAATGATGATCCCTTCCCAGATCTCCTATTCAGCCTCCCAAGGAGCCTACTATATCCCTGGACAG GGGCGTTCCACATATGTTGTCCCAACACAGCAGTACCCTGTGCAGCCAGGAGCCCCAGGCTTCTACCCGGGTGCGAGCCCTACCGAGTTTGGGACCTACG CTGGTGCCTATTATCCAGCCCAAGGTGTACAGCAGTTTCCTGCTAGCGTGGCTCCTGCCCCAGTTCTGATGAACCAGCCACCCCAGATTGCTCCTAAGAGAGAGCGGAAAACC ATCCGAATTCGAGACCCAAACCAAGGAGGGAAGGACATCACAGAGGAGATCATGTCTGGGGCCCGTACTGCCTCCACACCCACTCCTCCCCAG ACGGCAGGCGGTCTGGAGCCTCAGCCTAATGGGGAGTCATTGCCTCAGGTTGCTGTCATTATCCGGCCAG ATGACCGGTCACAGGGAGCAGCCATTGGGGGGCGGCCAGGACTGCCTGGCCCAGAGCACAGCCCTGGCACAGAATCTCAGCCTTCATCGCCTTCTCCAACCCCATCACCACCCCCGATTTTGGAGCCGGGGTCTGAGTCTAACCTTGGAGTCCTCTCTATTCCTGGGGACACTATGACAACGGGGATGATACAGATGTCTGTAGAAGAATCCACCCCCATCTCTTGTGAAACCGGGGAGCCATATTGCCTCTCTCCAGAACCCACTCTTGCTGAACCCATCCTGGAAGTAGAGGTGACACTCAGCAAACCCATTCCAGAGTCTGAGTTCTCTTCCAGTCCTCTCCAGCTTTCCACATCCCTGCCGCCTCACAGGGCAGAAACTCATGAGCCCAATGGCATGGTCCCATCTGAGGATCTGGAACCAGAGGTGGAGTCAAGCACGGAGCCAGCTTCTCCCCCTCTTTCAGCTTGTGCTTCAGAATCACCTGTGCCCATTGCTCCAACTGCCCAACCTGAGGAACTGCTGAATGGAGCTCCCTCGCCACCAGCTGTGGACTTAAGCCCGGTCAGTGAGCCAGAGGAACAGGCCAAGGAGGTTTCATCCGTGGCACCAGCCACTATTCCCTCTGCCACTCCACCTGTGGCTCCTTCAGATACTTCTGCtcaggaggaagaaatggaggaagaagaagagggtggGGAAGGCGGGGAAGCCGAGAGTGAGAAGGGAGCAGAGGACCTCCCCCTCGACAGTACTCCTGTTCCAGCCCAGTTGTCTCAGAATTTAGAGGTGGCAGCAGCCACCCAAG TGGCAGTATCTGTGCCAAAGAGGAGGCGGAAAATTAAAGAGCTAAATAAGAAGGAGGCTGTGGGTGACCTTCTAGATGCCTTCAAGGAG GTGGACCCAGCAGTACCAGAGGTAGAGAATCAGCCTCCCACAAGCAGCAACCCAAGCCCAGAGTCTGAGGGCAGCACTGTGCCCCCACAGCCTGAGGAAGCAGATGAAACTTGGGACTCTAAGGAAGACAAAATTCACAATGCTGAGAATATCCAGCCTGGGGAACAGAAGTATGAGTACAAGTCAG ATCAGTGGAAGCCTCTGAACCTTGAAGAGAAGAAGCGTTATGACAGGGAATTCCTGCTGGGCTTTCAGTTCATCTTTGCCAGTATGCAGAAACCAGAAGGATTGCCTCATATTACCGATGTGGTGCTGGACAAG GCCAATAAAACACCACTTCGGGCGCTGGATCCCTCCAGACTACCTGGCATAAACTGTGGCCCAGATTTCACCCCATCCTTTGCGAACCTTGGCAGACCAGCCCTAAACAACCGTGGGCCCCCAAGGGGTGGGCCAGGTGGGGAGCTGACCCGAGGGCCG caggctggcctgggacccaGGCGATCTCAACAGGGCCCACGAAAGGAAACACGCAAGATCATTTCCTCAGTGATCATGACTGAGGACATAAAACTGAACAAAGCGGAGAAGGCTTGGAAACCCAGCAGCAAACGGACAGCTGCTGATAAGGATCGAGGGGAAGAGGATGCGGATGGAAGCAAAACCCAG GACTTGTTCCGCAGGGTGCGCTCCATCCTGAATAAGCTGACACCCCAGATGTTCCAGCAGCTGATGAAGCAAGTGACACAGCTGGCCATCGACACCGAGGAACGCCTCAAAGGAGTCATTGACCTCATCTTTGAGAAAGCCATTTCAGAGCCCAACTTCTCTGTGGCTTATGCCAACATGTGCCGCTGCCTCATGGCG CTGAAAGTGCCCACTACAGAAAAGCCAACAGTGACTGTGAATTTTCGAAAACTATTGTTAAATCGATGCCAGAAGGAATTTGAGAAAGACAAAGATGATGATGAAGTTTTtgaaaaaaagcagaaagagatggaTGAAGCTGCTACG GCAGAAGAACGGGGACGCCTGAAAGAGGAGCTCGAAGAGGCCCGGGACATAGCTCGGCGGCGCTCTTTAGGGAATATTAAGTTCATCGGAGAGTTATTCAAGCTGAAGATGTTAACAGAAGCGATAATGCATGACTGTGTAGTCAAACTACTTAAGAACCATGATGAAGAGTCCCTGGAATGCCTCTGCCGCCTCCTCACCACTATTGGCAAAGACCTGGACTTTGCAAAAGCCAAG CCTCGAATGGATCAGTATTTCAACCAAATGGagaaaatcattaaagaaaagaAGACCTCATCTCGAATCCGTTTTATGCTGCAGGATGTACTGGACCTGCGGCAG AGCAATTGGGTGCCACGCCGAGGGGATCAGGGTCCCAAGACTATTGATCAGATCCACAAGGAGGCTGAGATGGAGGAGCATCGAGAACATATCAAAGTGCAGCAGCTCATGGCCAAGGGCAGCGACAAGCGTCGGGGTGGCCCTCCAGGCCCGCCTATCA GCCGTGGCCTTCCACTTGTGGATGATGGTGGCTGGAATACAGTCCCCATTAGCAAAGGCAGCCGCCCCATTGACACCTCACGGCTCACCAAGATCACAAAG CCTGGCTCCATCGATTCTAACAACCAGCTCTTTGCACCTGGAGGCCGACTGAGTTGGGGCAAGGGCAGCAGTGGGGGCTCAGGAGCCAAGCCCTCGGACACAG CATCGGAGGCTACTCGTCCAGCTCCGAGTACCTTGAATCGGTTTTCTGCTCTTCAACAAGCATTACccacagagaacacagagaacaGGCGTGTTGTACAGAG GAGTAGCTTAAGCCGGGAACGAGGTGAGAAGGCTGGGGACCGGGGAGACCGACTAGAGCGGAGTGAGCGGGGAGGTGACCGTGGGGACCGACTTGATCGTGCCAGAACACCAGCCACCAAGCGAAGTTTTAGCAAGGAAGTGGAGGAGCGGAGTAGAGAGCGGCCTTCCCAGCCCGAGGGACTGCGCAAGGCAGCTAGCCTCACAGAAGATCGCGGCCGGGATCCTg TGAAGCGGGAAGCCACTCTACCTCCAGTGAGCCCTCCAAAGGCCGCACTCTCTGAGGATGAGGTGGAGAAGAAATCTAAGGCCATCATTGAGGAATATCTCCATCTCAATGACATGAAG GAGGCAGTTCAGTGTGTCCAGGAGCTGGCTTCACCCTCCTTGCTCTTCATCTTTGTGCGGCATGGCATTGAGTCCACGCTGGAGCGGAGCACCATTGCTCGTGAGCATATGGGGCGACTGCTGCACCAGCTGCTCTGCGCAGGGCACCTCTCTACTGCCCAGTACTATCAAGG GCTGTATGAAACACTAGAATTGGCTGAGGACATGGAAATTGACATCCCTCATGTGTGGCTTTACCTGGCAGAACTGATAACACCCATTCTCCAGGAAGATGGGGTGCCCATGGGAGAGCTCTTCAG GGAAATTACGAAGCCTCTGAGACCCATGGGCAAAGCTACTTCTTTGTTGCTGGAGATCCTGGGTCTCTTATGCAAGAGCATG GGTCCCAAAAAGGTGGGGATGCTGTGGCGAGAGGCTGGGCTGAGCTGGAGGGAGTTTCTAGCAGAAGGCCAAGACGTTGGCTCATTTGTGGCTGAACAG AAGGTGGAGTATACCTTGGGAGAAGAGTCTGAAGCTCCTGGCCAGAGGGCGCTTGCCTTCGATGAGCTGCGAAGGCAGCTGGAGAAGCTGTTCAAGGAGGGCAGCAGCAACCAGCGGGTGTCGGACTGGATAGAG GCCAACCTGAGTGAGCAGCAGATAGCATCCAGTACGTTAGTTCGAGCCCTCATGACAACGGTCTGTTATTCTGCAATTATCT TTGAGAACCCCCTCCGAGTGGATGTCTCAGTGTTGAAAGTGCGAGCGAGACTGCTACAGAAGTACTTGAGTGATGAGCAGAAGGAGCTGCAAGCACTCTACGCCCTCCAGGCCCTCGTAGTGACCTTAGAGCAGCCTGCCA ACCTGCTTCGGATGTTCTTTGATGCTCTGTATGATGAGGACGTGGTGAAGGAAGACGCTTTCTACAGCTGGGAGAGCAGCAAAGACCCTGCTGAGCAGCAGGGCAAGGGTGTGGCCCTCAAATCTGTCACAGCCTTCTTCAATTGGCTTCgtgaggctgaggaggaggagtctgATCACAACTGA
- the Eif4g1 gene encoding eukaryotic translation initiation factor 4 gamma 1 isoform X2: MNKAPQPTGPPPARSPGLPQPAFPPGQTAPVVFSTPQATQMNTPSQPRQGGFRSLQHFYPSRAQPPSSAASRVQSAAPARPGPAAHVYPAGSQVMMIPSQISYSASQGAYYIPGQGRSTYVVPTQQYPVQPGAPGFYPGASPTEFGTYAGAYYPAQGVQQFPASVAPAPVLMNQPPQIAPKRERKTIRIRDPNQGGKDITEEIMSGARTASTPTPPQTAGGLEPQPNGESLPQVAVIIRPDDRSQGAAIGGRPGLPGPEHSPGTESQPSSPSPTPSPPPILEPGSESNLGVLSIPGDTMTTGMIQMSVEESTPISCETGEPYCLSPEPTLAEPILEVEVTLSKPIPESEFSSSPLQLSTSLPPHRAETHEPNGMVPSEDLEPEVESSTEPASPPLSACASESPVPIAPTAQPEELLNGAPSPPAVDLSPVSEPEEQAKEVSSVAPATIPSATPPVAPSDTSAQEEEMEEEEEGGEGGEAESEKGAEDLPLDSTPVPAQLSQNLEVAAATQVAVSVPKRRRKIKELNKKEAVGDLLDAFKEVDPAVPEVENQPPTSSNPSPESEGSTVPPQPEEADETWDSKEDKIHNAENIQPGEQKYEYKSDQWKPLNLEEKKRYDREFLLGFQFIFASMQKPEGLPHITDVVLDKANKTPLRALDPSRLPGINCGPDFTPSFANLGRPALNNRGPPRGGPGGELTRGPAGLGPRRSQQGPRKETRKIISSVIMTEDIKLNKAEKAWKPSSKRTAADKDRGEEDADGSKTQDLFRRVRSILNKLTPQMFQQLMKQVTQLAIDTEERLKGVIDLIFEKAISEPNFSVAYANMCRCLMALKVPTTEKPTVTVNFRKLLLNRCQKEFEKDKDDDEVFEKKQKEMDEAATAEERGRLKEELEEARDIARRRSLGNIKFIGELFKLKMLTEAIMHDCVVKLLKNHDEESLECLCRLLTTIGKDLDFAKAKPRMDQYFNQMEKIIKEKKTSSRIRFMLQDVLDLRQSNWVPRRGDQGPKTIDQIHKEAEMEEHREHIKVQQLMAKGSDKRRGGPPGPPISRGLPLVDDGGWNTVPISKGSRPIDTSRLTKITKPGSIDSNNQLFAPGGRLSWGKGSSGGSGAKPSDTASEATRPAPSTLNRFSALQQALPTENTENRRVVQRSSLSRERGEKAGDRGDRLERSERGGDRGDRLDRARTPATKRSFSKEVEERSRERPSQPEGLRKAASLTEDRGRDPVKREATLPPVSPPKAALSEDEVEKKSKAIIEEYLHLNDMKEAVQCVQELASPSLLFIFVRHGIESTLERSTIAREHMGRLLHQLLCAGHLSTAQYYQGLYETLELAEDMEIDIPHVWLYLAELITPILQEDGVPMGELFREITKPLRPMGKATSLLLEILGLLCKSMGPKKVGMLWREAGLSWREFLAEGQDVGSFVAEQKVEYTLGEESEAPGQRALAFDELRRQLEKLFKEGSSNQRVSDWIEANLSEQQIASSTLVRALMTTVCYSAIIFENPLRVDVSVLKVRARLLQKYLSDEQKELQALYALQALVVTLEQPANLLRMFFDALYDEDVVKEDAFYSWESSKDPAEQQGKGVALKSVTAFFNWLREAEEEESDHN; the protein is encoded by the exons ATGAACAAAGCTCCTCAGCCCACAGGCCCCCCACCCGCCAGGTCCCCTGGACTCCCACAG CCAGCGTTTCCCCCGGGGCAGACTGCACCGGTGGTGTTTAGCACGCCACAAGCGACACAAATGAACACGCCTTCTCAGCCCCGCCAG GGAGGATTCAGGTCTCTGCAG CACTTCTACCCTAGCCGGGCCCAGCCCCCGAGCAGTGCAGCCTCCCGAGTGCAGAGTGCAGCCCCTGCCCGTCCTGGCCCAGCTGCCCATGTCTACCCTGCTGGATCCCAAGTAATGATGATCCCTTCCCAGATCTCCTATTCAGCCTCCCAAGGAGCCTACTATATCCCTGGACAG GGGCGTTCCACATATGTTGTCCCAACACAGCAGTACCCTGTGCAGCCAGGAGCCCCAGGCTTCTACCCGGGTGCGAGCCCTACCGAGTTTGGGACCTACG CTGGTGCCTATTATCCAGCCCAAGGTGTACAGCAGTTTCCTGCTAGCGTGGCTCCTGCCCCAGTTCTGATGAACCAGCCACCCCAGATTGCTCCTAAGAGAGAGCGGAAAACC ATCCGAATTCGAGACCCAAACCAAGGAGGGAAGGACATCACAGAGGAGATCATGTCTGGGGCCCGTACTGCCTCCACACCCACTCCTCCCCAG ACGGCAGGCGGTCTGGAGCCTCAGCCTAATGGGGAGTCATTGCCTCAGGTTGCTGTCATTATCCGGCCAG ATGACCGGTCACAGGGAGCAGCCATTGGGGGGCGGCCAGGACTGCCTGGCCCAGAGCACAGCCCTGGCACAGAATCTCAGCCTTCATCGCCTTCTCCAACCCCATCACCACCCCCGATTTTGGAGCCGGGGTCTGAGTCTAACCTTGGAGTCCTCTCTATTCCTGGGGACACTATGACAACGGGGATGATACAGATGTCTGTAGAAGAATCCACCCCCATCTCTTGTGAAACCGGGGAGCCATATTGCCTCTCTCCAGAACCCACTCTTGCTGAACCCATCCTGGAAGTAGAGGTGACACTCAGCAAACCCATTCCAGAGTCTGAGTTCTCTTCCAGTCCTCTCCAGCTTTCCACATCCCTGCCGCCTCACAGGGCAGAAACTCATGAGCCCAATGGCATGGTCCCATCTGAGGATCTGGAACCAGAGGTGGAGTCAAGCACGGAGCCAGCTTCTCCCCCTCTTTCAGCTTGTGCTTCAGAATCACCTGTGCCCATTGCTCCAACTGCCCAACCTGAGGAACTGCTGAATGGAGCTCCCTCGCCACCAGCTGTGGACTTAAGCCCGGTCAGTGAGCCAGAGGAACAGGCCAAGGAGGTTTCATCCGTGGCACCAGCCACTATTCCCTCTGCCACTCCACCTGTGGCTCCTTCAGATACTTCTGCtcaggaggaagaaatggaggaagaagaagagggtggGGAAGGCGGGGAAGCCGAGAGTGAGAAGGGAGCAGAGGACCTCCCCCTCGACAGTACTCCTGTTCCAGCCCAGTTGTCTCAGAATTTAGAGGTGGCAGCAGCCACCCAAG TGGCAGTATCTGTGCCAAAGAGGAGGCGGAAAATTAAAGAGCTAAATAAGAAGGAGGCTGTGGGTGACCTTCTAGATGCCTTCAAGGAG GTGGACCCAGCAGTACCAGAGGTAGAGAATCAGCCTCCCACAAGCAGCAACCCAAGCCCAGAGTCTGAGGGCAGCACTGTGCCCCCACAGCCTGAGGAAGCAGATGAAACTTGGGACTCTAAGGAAGACAAAATTCACAATGCTGAGAATATCCAGCCTGGGGAACAGAAGTATGAGTACAAGTCAG ATCAGTGGAAGCCTCTGAACCTTGAAGAGAAGAAGCGTTATGACAGGGAATTCCTGCTGGGCTTTCAGTTCATCTTTGCCAGTATGCAGAAACCAGAAGGATTGCCTCATATTACCGATGTGGTGCTGGACAAG GCCAATAAAACACCACTTCGGGCGCTGGATCCCTCCAGACTACCTGGCATAAACTGTGGCCCAGATTTCACCCCATCCTTTGCGAACCTTGGCAGACCAGCCCTAAACAACCGTGGGCCCCCAAGGGGTGGGCCAGGTGGGGAGCTGACCCGAGGGCCG gctggcctgggacccaGGCGATCTCAACAGGGCCCACGAAAGGAAACACGCAAGATCATTTCCTCAGTGATCATGACTGAGGACATAAAACTGAACAAAGCGGAGAAGGCTTGGAAACCCAGCAGCAAACGGACAGCTGCTGATAAGGATCGAGGGGAAGAGGATGCGGATGGAAGCAAAACCCAG GACTTGTTCCGCAGGGTGCGCTCCATCCTGAATAAGCTGACACCCCAGATGTTCCAGCAGCTGATGAAGCAAGTGACACAGCTGGCCATCGACACCGAGGAACGCCTCAAAGGAGTCATTGACCTCATCTTTGAGAAAGCCATTTCAGAGCCCAACTTCTCTGTGGCTTATGCCAACATGTGCCGCTGCCTCATGGCG CTGAAAGTGCCCACTACAGAAAAGCCAACAGTGACTGTGAATTTTCGAAAACTATTGTTAAATCGATGCCAGAAGGAATTTGAGAAAGACAAAGATGATGATGAAGTTTTtgaaaaaaagcagaaagagatggaTGAAGCTGCTACG GCAGAAGAACGGGGACGCCTGAAAGAGGAGCTCGAAGAGGCCCGGGACATAGCTCGGCGGCGCTCTTTAGGGAATATTAAGTTCATCGGAGAGTTATTCAAGCTGAAGATGTTAACAGAAGCGATAATGCATGACTGTGTAGTCAAACTACTTAAGAACCATGATGAAGAGTCCCTGGAATGCCTCTGCCGCCTCCTCACCACTATTGGCAAAGACCTGGACTTTGCAAAAGCCAAG CCTCGAATGGATCAGTATTTCAACCAAATGGagaaaatcattaaagaaaagaAGACCTCATCTCGAATCCGTTTTATGCTGCAGGATGTACTGGACCTGCGGCAG AGCAATTGGGTGCCACGCCGAGGGGATCAGGGTCCCAAGACTATTGATCAGATCCACAAGGAGGCTGAGATGGAGGAGCATCGAGAACATATCAAAGTGCAGCAGCTCATGGCCAAGGGCAGCGACAAGCGTCGGGGTGGCCCTCCAGGCCCGCCTATCA GCCGTGGCCTTCCACTTGTGGATGATGGTGGCTGGAATACAGTCCCCATTAGCAAAGGCAGCCGCCCCATTGACACCTCACGGCTCACCAAGATCACAAAG CCTGGCTCCATCGATTCTAACAACCAGCTCTTTGCACCTGGAGGCCGACTGAGTTGGGGCAAGGGCAGCAGTGGGGGCTCAGGAGCCAAGCCCTCGGACACAG CATCGGAGGCTACTCGTCCAGCTCCGAGTACCTTGAATCGGTTTTCTGCTCTTCAACAAGCATTACccacagagaacacagagaacaGGCGTGTTGTACAGAG GAGTAGCTTAAGCCGGGAACGAGGTGAGAAGGCTGGGGACCGGGGAGACCGACTAGAGCGGAGTGAGCGGGGAGGTGACCGTGGGGACCGACTTGATCGTGCCAGAACACCAGCCACCAAGCGAAGTTTTAGCAAGGAAGTGGAGGAGCGGAGTAGAGAGCGGCCTTCCCAGCCCGAGGGACTGCGCAAGGCAGCTAGCCTCACAGAAGATCGCGGCCGGGATCCTg TGAAGCGGGAAGCCACTCTACCTCCAGTGAGCCCTCCAAAGGCCGCACTCTCTGAGGATGAGGTGGAGAAGAAATCTAAGGCCATCATTGAGGAATATCTCCATCTCAATGACATGAAG GAGGCAGTTCAGTGTGTCCAGGAGCTGGCTTCACCCTCCTTGCTCTTCATCTTTGTGCGGCATGGCATTGAGTCCACGCTGGAGCGGAGCACCATTGCTCGTGAGCATATGGGGCGACTGCTGCACCAGCTGCTCTGCGCAGGGCACCTCTCTACTGCCCAGTACTATCAAGG GCTGTATGAAACACTAGAATTGGCTGAGGACATGGAAATTGACATCCCTCATGTGTGGCTTTACCTGGCAGAACTGATAACACCCATTCTCCAGGAAGATGGGGTGCCCATGGGAGAGCTCTTCAG GGAAATTACGAAGCCTCTGAGACCCATGGGCAAAGCTACTTCTTTGTTGCTGGAGATCCTGGGTCTCTTATGCAAGAGCATG GGTCCCAAAAAGGTGGGGATGCTGTGGCGAGAGGCTGGGCTGAGCTGGAGGGAGTTTCTAGCAGAAGGCCAAGACGTTGGCTCATTTGTGGCTGAACAG AAGGTGGAGTATACCTTGGGAGAAGAGTCTGAAGCTCCTGGCCAGAGGGCGCTTGCCTTCGATGAGCTGCGAAGGCAGCTGGAGAAGCTGTTCAAGGAGGGCAGCAGCAACCAGCGGGTGTCGGACTGGATAGAG GCCAACCTGAGTGAGCAGCAGATAGCATCCAGTACGTTAGTTCGAGCCCTCATGACAACGGTCTGTTATTCTGCAATTATCT TTGAGAACCCCCTCCGAGTGGATGTCTCAGTGTTGAAAGTGCGAGCGAGACTGCTACAGAAGTACTTGAGTGATGAGCAGAAGGAGCTGCAAGCACTCTACGCCCTCCAGGCCCTCGTAGTGACCTTAGAGCAGCCTGCCA ACCTGCTTCGGATGTTCTTTGATGCTCTGTATGATGAGGACGTGGTGAAGGAAGACGCTTTCTACAGCTGGGAGAGCAGCAAAGACCCTGCTGAGCAGCAGGGCAAGGGTGTGGCCCTCAAATCTGTCACAGCCTTCTTCAATTGGCTTCgtgaggctgaggaggaggagtctgATCACAACTGA